The Ziziphus jujuba cultivar Dongzao chromosome 7, ASM3175591v1 genome includes a region encoding these proteins:
- the LOC107424576 gene encoding uncharacterized protein LOC107424576 isoform X1 yields the protein MSLELRTGENPRKWRFTWEAQSHIPTLRLFLFDSHTNPSTQCQNLKVRVSLSQSSVLVSWCQETHISLRVPIPRVLVDSESPVSFKALDDHIEVKLVLLLPVDHPIISSFDSILNLTDDVENASSDASSKRMSMDSDIKSLSSCGGVDFYCRSCSVKLTRSPLRNFVEMPSVNWREVADNWFGACCCSFGGISEKLVTRYVNSYTCAKGVCLLNSTTIALCKDDIVGCNFPDLGGCQSYEDEGDSIDDHEFGGSTLNSGSNHSRNEKSRFTQFKHEEFAANCEGKENNGDHLSHPSSESDFPVNLTLAQGCCMHHTSEALIESQKPSKNMEILDNKKSFLNGFLGNVFMVRSSNLSMDVEWIEFVCPQCSSLLGAYPCSNDRAPVDGGVRLFKCYISTSLPVGGSRDLFRNYTLGRMFSDQLLDNAKDELSFRTVVRDLKTKSLMLQIVLVNTNCWSCTGYCLGTEGISEPPSKIDLQPIIKVLFSECCNITKSQIRTIEDWVKKDLADEVFMLRHQIAELVESLVSAKDMLPPSYSSFEGLWLSSMQKTGFSL from the exons ATGTCCCTGGAGCTTCGCACTGGTGAAAACCCTAGAAAATGGCGGTTCACTTGGGAAGCCCAATCTCACATCCCAACCCTCCGATTGTTCCTTTTCGATTCGCACACTAACCCCTCGACTCAGTGTCAGAACCTCAAGGTCCGTGTAAGTCTCTCGCAGTCCTCGGTTCTGGTCAGCTGGTGCCAAGAAACACATATCTCGCTTAGGGTTCCAATACCGAGGGTTTTGGTCGATTCCGAATCCCCTGTGAGTTTCAAAGCGTTGGATGATCACATTGAGGTCAAGCTCGTCCTGCTTCTTCCTGTTGATCATCCTATTATTTCAAGCTTCGATTCCATTCTGAATTTGACTGACGACGTAGAAAATGCGTCCTCCGATGCTTCGTCGAAGCGGATGTCTATGGATTCAG ATATAAAGAGTCTTTCGTCTTGTGGAGGAGTCGACTTTTACTGCAGAAGTTGCTCCGTTAAATTGACCAGAAGTCCTCTCAG AAATTTTGTGGAAATGCCTTCAGTCAACTGGAGAGAGGTGGCTGACAATTGGTTTGGTGCTTGCTGCTGTTCATTTGGAGGCATAAGTGAGAAGCTGGTTACTAGGTATGTAAATTCCTACACATGTGCAAAGGGTGTATGTCTCTTGAACTCTACAACCATTGCTCTTTGCAAGGATGATATTGTTGGTTGTAATTTCCCTGACTTGGGAGGATGCCAGAGttatgaagatgaaggagattcCATTGATGACCATGAGTTTGGTGGATCTACACTGAACTCAGGAAGTAATCATTCACGGAATGAGAAATCAAGGTTCACACAATTTAAGCATGAAGAATTTGCTGCAAACTGTGAAGGTAAAGAAAATAATGGGGACCATTTATCTCATCCATCATCCGAATCAGATTTCCCTGTAAATTTGACATTGGCACAGGGATGTTGCATGCATCACACTTCTGAAGCTCTCATAGAGAGCCAGAAACCTTCTAAAAATATGGAGATTCTGGATAATAAAAAATCTTTCCTTAATGGCTTCCTTGGAAACGTTTTCATGGTTAGATCCTCCAATCTTTCAATGGACGTCGAGTGGATTGAGTTTGTATGCCCTCAATGTTCATCTCTTCTTGGAGCATACCCATGTAGTAATGATCGTGCACCTGTAGATGGTGGAGTTcgattgtttaaatgctacatTTCCACTAGCTTACCAGTTGGTGGATCAAGAGACCTATTCAG GAATTATACCTTGGGTAGAATGTTCTCGGATCAGCTACTTGATAATGCAAAAGATGAATTATCATTTCGGACTGTGGTTAGAGATCTGAAAACCAAATCTTTAATGCTGCAAATTGTTCTCGTAAACACAAATTGTTGGTCCTGTACTGGTTACTGTTTGGGTACAGAGGGTATTTCAGAACCACCGTCTAAGATAGATCTACAACCTATCATTAAGGTGCTCTTTTCAGAATGCTGCAACATTACAAAATCTCAAATAAG GACAATAGAAGATTGGGTAAAAAAGGATTTGGCAGATGAAGTTTTCATGCTGAGACATCAAATTGCTGAATTGGTTGAATCGCTGGTGTCAGCAAAAGATATGCTTCCACCTTCATATTCTTCCTTTGAGGGTTTGTGGCTGTCATCCATGCAGAAAACAGGGTTCTCTTTGTAA
- the LOC107424576 gene encoding uncharacterized protein LOC107424576 isoform X2 — MSLELRTGENPRKWRFTWEAQSHIPTLRLFLFDSHTNPSTQCQNLKVRVSLSQSSVLVSWCQETHISLRVPIPRVLVDSESPVSFKALDDHIEVKLVLLLPVDHPIISSFDSILNLTDDVENASSDASSKRMSMDSDIKSLSSCGGVDFYCRSCSVKLTRSPLRNFVEMPSVNWREVADNWFGACCCSFGGISEKLVTRYVNSYTCAKGVCLLNSTTIALCKDDIVGCNFPDLGGCQSYEDEGDSIDDHEFGGSTLNSGSNHSRNEKSRFTQFKHEEFAANCEGKENNGDHLSHPSSESDFPVNLTLAQGCCMHHTSEALIESQKPSKNMEILDNKKSFLNGFLGNVFMVRSSNLSMDVEWIEFVCPQCSSLLGAYPCSNDRAPVDGGVRLFKCYISTSLPVGGSRDLFRNYTLGRMFSDQLLDNAKDELSFRTVVRDLKTKSLMLQIVLVNTNCWSCTGYCLGTEGISEPPSKIDLQPIIKVLFSECCNITKSQIRTSNN; from the exons ATGTCCCTGGAGCTTCGCACTGGTGAAAACCCTAGAAAATGGCGGTTCACTTGGGAAGCCCAATCTCACATCCCAACCCTCCGATTGTTCCTTTTCGATTCGCACACTAACCCCTCGACTCAGTGTCAGAACCTCAAGGTCCGTGTAAGTCTCTCGCAGTCCTCGGTTCTGGTCAGCTGGTGCCAAGAAACACATATCTCGCTTAGGGTTCCAATACCGAGGGTTTTGGTCGATTCCGAATCCCCTGTGAGTTTCAAAGCGTTGGATGATCACATTGAGGTCAAGCTCGTCCTGCTTCTTCCTGTTGATCATCCTATTATTTCAAGCTTCGATTCCATTCTGAATTTGACTGACGACGTAGAAAATGCGTCCTCCGATGCTTCGTCGAAGCGGATGTCTATGGATTCAG ATATAAAGAGTCTTTCGTCTTGTGGAGGAGTCGACTTTTACTGCAGAAGTTGCTCCGTTAAATTGACCAGAAGTCCTCTCAG AAATTTTGTGGAAATGCCTTCAGTCAACTGGAGAGAGGTGGCTGACAATTGGTTTGGTGCTTGCTGCTGTTCATTTGGAGGCATAAGTGAGAAGCTGGTTACTAGGTATGTAAATTCCTACACATGTGCAAAGGGTGTATGTCTCTTGAACTCTACAACCATTGCTCTTTGCAAGGATGATATTGTTGGTTGTAATTTCCCTGACTTGGGAGGATGCCAGAGttatgaagatgaaggagattcCATTGATGACCATGAGTTTGGTGGATCTACACTGAACTCAGGAAGTAATCATTCACGGAATGAGAAATCAAGGTTCACACAATTTAAGCATGAAGAATTTGCTGCAAACTGTGAAGGTAAAGAAAATAATGGGGACCATTTATCTCATCCATCATCCGAATCAGATTTCCCTGTAAATTTGACATTGGCACAGGGATGTTGCATGCATCACACTTCTGAAGCTCTCATAGAGAGCCAGAAACCTTCTAAAAATATGGAGATTCTGGATAATAAAAAATCTTTCCTTAATGGCTTCCTTGGAAACGTTTTCATGGTTAGATCCTCCAATCTTTCAATGGACGTCGAGTGGATTGAGTTTGTATGCCCTCAATGTTCATCTCTTCTTGGAGCATACCCATGTAGTAATGATCGTGCACCTGTAGATGGTGGAGTTcgattgtttaaatgctacatTTCCACTAGCTTACCAGTTGGTGGATCAAGAGACCTATTCAG GAATTATACCTTGGGTAGAATGTTCTCGGATCAGCTACTTGATAATGCAAAAGATGAATTATCATTTCGGACTGTGGTTAGAGATCTGAAAACCAAATCTTTAATGCTGCAAATTGTTCTCGTAAACACAAATTGTTGGTCCTGTACTGGTTACTGTTTGGGTACAGAGGGTATTTCAGAACCACCGTCTAAGATAGATCTACAACCTATCATTAAGGTGCTCTTTTCAGAATGCTGCAACATTACAAAATCTCAAATAAG AACAAGCAATAATTAG
- the LOC107424569 gene encoding bZIP transcription factor 11 yields MASPRRASSGSSSTLQNSSGSEEDLHQLMDQRKRKRMLSNRESARRSRMRKQKQLDDLSAEVGQLRKDNNQILMSMNITTQLYINLEAENSVLKAQMAELNNRLQSLNDIIDYINSSNWLVETDHQDMIVSDGFVNPWNSIHVNQPIMAAADHTFMY; encoded by the coding sequence atggcttctCCTAGAAGGGCATCTTCAGGGTCGTCAAGCACGCTTCAGAACTCATCAGGTTCGGAAGAAGATCTACACCAACTGATGGatcaaagaaaaaggaaaagaatgcTTTCAAATCGGGAATCGGCCCGGCGTTCTCGGATGCGAAAACAGAAGCAACTTGACGATCTGTCAGCGGAGGTGGGTCAGCTGAGGAAGGACAACAACCAAATCTTGATGAGCATGAACATCACCACCCAGCTCTATATCAACCTTGAGGCAGAGAACTCTGTGCTCAAAGCTCAGATGGCTGAGCTCAACAACAGATTACAGTCACTGAATGATATCATTGATTATATAAATTCAAGCAACTGGCTTGTGGAGACCGATCATCAGGATATGATCGTTTCTGATGGGTTTGTGAATCCCTGGAATTCAATTCATGTGAATCAACCAATCATGGCTGCTGCTGATCACACTTTTATGTATTGA
- the LOC107424568 gene encoding mitogen-activated protein kinase 7 → MATLVESSNGTRQRGKHYYTMWQTLFEIDTKYIPIKPIGRGAYGVVCSSINMETNEKVAIKKINNVFDNRVDALRTLRELKLLRHVRHENVIALKDIMMPIYRETFKDVYLVYELMDTDLHQIIKSSQTLSNDHCKYFLFQLLRGLKYLHSANILHRDLKPGNLLVNANCDLKICDFGLARTSKGNGEFMTEYVVTRWYRAPELLLCCDNYGTSIDVWSVGCIFAEVLGRRPIFPGTECLDQLKLIINVLGSQQEADLQFIDNPKARRYIRSLPYSRGIHLSHLYPLADPLAIDLLQRMLVFDPTKRITVTEALQHPYLSDLYDPRQNPPAQVPVNLDIDENLGEKMIREMMWNEMIHYHPEAVYANS, encoded by the exons ATGGCAACTCTGGTTGAGTCTTCGAATGGAACCAGGCAACGAGGGAAGCATTATTACACAATGTGGCAAACATTGTTCGAGATTGATACCAAGTATATTCCGATCAAGCCTATCGGGAGAGGAGCGTATGGTGTGGTGTGCTCATCCATCAATATGGAAACCAACGAGAAAGTTGCAATCAAGAAAATCAATAATGTGTTTGATAATCGGGTTGATGCTCTGAGGACTCTGAGGGAGTTGAAGCTTCTTAGACATGTCCGGCATGAGAATGTGATTGCTTTAAAGGATATTATGATGCCTATCTACAGGGAAACTTTCAAGGATGTGTATTTGGTTTATGAGCTCATGGATACAGATCTCCATCAAATTATCAAGTCCTCACAAACTCTTTCTAATGACCATTGCAAGTACTTTCTATTTCAG TTGCTTCGAGGGCTAAAGTATCTTCATTCAGCAAACATCCTTCACCGAGACTTAAAGCCTGGAAACCTCCTTGTGAATGCTAATTGTGACCTAAAGATATGCGATTTTGGTCTGGCACGAACAAGCAAAGGAAATGGCGAGTTCATGACAGAGTATGTAGTCACTCGCTGGTACCGTGCACCAGAGCTACTCCTGTGCTGTGACAATTATGGAACTTCAATTGATGTCTGGTCTGTAGGATGCATTTTTGCCGAAGTTCTTGGTCGGAGACCAATCTTCCCTGGAACTGAATGCCTGGACCAACTAAAACTAATCATCAACGTCCTTGGCAGCCAACAAGAAGCTGATCTTCAGTTTATCGATAATCCAAAGGCTAGGAGGTACATAAGGTCCCTGCCTTATTCTAGGGGAATTCATCTTTCCCATCTGTACCCCCTGGCCGATCCATTAGCCATAGACTTGCTGCAAAGGATGCTCGTGTTTGATCCAACTAAGAGAATCACCGTCACAGAAGCACTTCAACACCCTTACCTGTCAGATCTTTATGATCCAAGACAGAATCCTCCTGCCCAGGTCCCTGTCAATCTTGATATAGATGAGAATTTGGGGGAGAAAATGATTAGGGAGATGATGTGGAATGAGATGATTCATTACCATCCAGAAGCTGTTTATGCCAATTCATAA